One region of Olleya sp. Hel_I_94 genomic DNA includes:
- a CDS encoding Pycsar system effector family protein: MSKLIEKTEAFVFELLKNELPNTIVYHNHTHTLRVFKSTKEIIENSKIDVNDAQILQLAALLHDVGYTKKREGHEEVSAQIAREFLTTENVDEKTIKAVEDCILATKFDSKPETELEKILRDADASHFGKKYFPEASEFLRKELELAGIANYTPREWLDENIKVLSKKHSYYTDYALQNWQQRKEKNLAKLILAKKKQKKKQNTEELKAKYKAQYKNESPERAIQSFYRTALRNHIKLSDIADTKANILLSVNAIIISVVLANLISKLDTNPYLTWPTVIFTLFSVVSMVMSIIATRPNVTSGQFTKEDVENKEVNLTFFGNFHKMKLNEFEWAINEMINDKEYIYKSLTKDLYFLGIVLERKYRLLRITYTVFMIGIIISLLAFGIAVKNNPGVNIQDVLDTTSQIQYILPQNLNQLLVG; the protein is encoded by the coding sequence ATGTCTAAACTAATTGAAAAAACCGAAGCTTTTGTATTTGAACTCCTTAAAAATGAGCTACCAAACACGATAGTCTATCACAATCACACGCATACCTTACGAGTATTTAAAAGTACGAAAGAAATTATAGAAAACTCTAAAATTGATGTTAATGATGCGCAAATACTTCAATTAGCAGCTTTATTACATGATGTGGGCTACACTAAAAAAAGAGAAGGCCATGAGGAGGTTAGCGCACAAATAGCTAGAGAATTTTTGACTACAGAAAATGTAGACGAAAAAACTATTAAAGCTGTTGAAGATTGTATACTAGCTACAAAATTTGATAGTAAGCCAGAAACCGAATTAGAGAAAATTTTACGCGATGCTGATGCCTCTCATTTTGGAAAAAAATACTTTCCGGAAGCTAGCGAGTTTTTAAGAAAAGAGTTAGAATTAGCAGGTATTGCAAACTACACACCAAGAGAATGGCTTGACGAGAACATTAAAGTCTTATCTAAAAAACACAGTTATTATACGGATTATGCCTTACAAAATTGGCAACAAAGAAAAGAAAAAAATCTTGCTAAGCTGATCCTTGCAAAAAAGAAACAAAAAAAGAAACAAAATACAGAAGAGCTAAAGGCAAAGTACAAAGCCCAATATAAAAACGAAAGTCCAGAACGTGCTATTCAATCGTTTTACAGAACTGCGCTACGAAATCACATTAAATTAAGTGACATTGCGGACACTAAAGCCAACATCTTATTATCTGTTAATGCTATTATTATATCGGTTGTATTGGCTAATTTAATTTCTAAATTAGACACCAACCCTTATCTAACTTGGCCTACTGTGATTTTCACTCTGTTTAGTGTTGTATCTATGGTAATGTCCATAATTGCTACAAGACCCAATGTAACTAGTGGTCAATTCACTAAAGAAGATGTAGAAAACAAAGAAGTTAACTTAACGTTTTTTGGGAATTTTCATAAAATGAAACTTAACGAATTTGAATGGGCTATTAATGAAATGATAAATGACAAGGAGTACATTTACAAGTCACTGACTAAAGATTTATATTTTTTAGGAATTGTTTTAGAACGAAAATACCGTTTATTAAGAATAACATACACTGTATTTATGATAGGTATTATTATATCACTACTTGCTTTTGGTATTGCTGTAAAAAACAATCCAGGTGTAAATATTCAGGATGTATTAGATACAACATCGCAAATACAATACATACTACCTCAAAATCTTAACCAACTTTTAGTTGGTTAG
- a CDS encoding metallophosphoesterase: MTKNNIFLTFVLAFLLTNCASFEAQYKSEDKTVVALPNKPIDKTFYLVGDAGKSPMGGFSSGLTAYKNLIKQKDTKGDYTIFLGDNIYPAGLPTKEDPYYDEAKNHLQAQVNAVSGFNGEVLFIPGNHDWYADGLNGLKDEEKFIEDALGKNTFQPENGCPLEVVEVSDGIELIIIDTQWYLENWNDHPTINDECEIKTRERFLLELEGEFKKAQNKTVVVAMHHPMYTNGTHGGFYSADKHLYPTQSKIPVPILASFLTQVRTQGGVSIQDRYNERYNKMMNRIETLALEYTNIIFTSGHEHNLQYIENNGIKQIVSGSGAKQSGAALSNNGLFAYGKQGFATLTVFKDGSSYVSFYGEDNEQPKLLFTKQIAEKNASQFDLSTLPDSFSPTIQASIYTEEETQKTGVYKTFFGEKYRDIYSQKVEVPIATLDTLYGGLEIVREGGGHQTRSLRLQTKDGRQLNMRALRKSATQYLQTVLFKETYLKDDFDKTKVEDLILDFYTAAHPYAFSVVPDLSHAAGVYHTNPKLFYIPKHKYLKDYNYNYGGELYLIEERPEDNYTDEKNFGYADDIESTHDIIKKIRTDEKYKIDENAFIRARLFDMLLGDWDRHQDQWRWAQFNQDNGDKLYKPIPRDRDQVFSNFDGALLDIMRFISGSTKQLQVYDGELKDIKWMNSAGIKLDKVLIQNSDKSVWIKQAQYLQDNITDAVIEEAFSKVPKEVQEESLLQIKTFLKERKNNLLDIAERYSDYLNQLVILTGTDKDDYIEVNRIADNQTQVVISRIKDGKKADVIVDRTFDKDITKELWIYALDDDDIIEVSGKASNLIFTRIIGGQNNDEYIINNGRRVRIYDHKSKPNTITKNNGAKVKFTDIYNNNLFDFQKNIVKTSVVTPSLGYNPDDGFKVGVGLNYTVKGFSRNPYSQQHRFKSGYFFATSGFSLNYDGEFANLFGEWNLHVAGQLTSENFTNNFFGYGNETVNNDDDLDLDYNRIKTSIYAASVGVLKKGDFGSDYGIKITTEAVEIGETPDRFIETQEPSVNTTDFYNRRFFAGLEGNFNYHSFDNAINPSRGMTFDLGVGGKTEVKDSKYTYGFVNTALGFYNALSTNRKLVLKTDARAQMRFGDDLIFYQAANIGGANGLRGYRLQRFTGQNSLTGSADIRYSFNQFKTKTLPLQLGVFVGGDVGRVWTKNDASKIWHNDYGVGFWVTAADSVSGTFNFFNSEEGLRFSFGFGLNF; encoded by the coding sequence ATGACAAAAAATAACATATTTCTAACGTTTGTTTTAGCTTTTCTATTGACTAATTGTGCCAGTTTTGAGGCGCAATATAAATCAGAAGATAAAACTGTAGTTGCATTACCAAATAAACCAATTGACAAAACGTTTTACTTAGTTGGTGATGCAGGAAAATCACCAATGGGTGGATTTAGTAGTGGATTAACTGCATATAAAAACCTAATAAAACAAAAAGATACCAAAGGTGACTATACTATATTTTTAGGAGACAATATTTATCCTGCAGGTCTACCAACAAAGGAAGATCCATATTATGACGAAGCTAAAAACCATTTACAAGCACAAGTAAATGCTGTTTCTGGTTTTAATGGTGAAGTATTGTTTATTCCTGGAAATCACGATTGGTACGCAGATGGTTTAAATGGGTTAAAAGATGAAGAAAAATTTATTGAAGACGCATTGGGTAAAAACACATTTCAGCCAGAAAACGGTTGTCCGTTAGAAGTGGTCGAGGTTAGTGATGGTATCGAGTTAATTATCATTGACACACAATGGTATTTAGAAAACTGGAATGATCATCCTACTATAAATGACGAGTGTGAAATTAAAACAAGAGAACGCTTTTTATTAGAATTAGAAGGCGAGTTTAAAAAAGCACAAAATAAAACCGTTGTAGTTGCTATGCATCATCCCATGTATACTAATGGTACTCATGGTGGATTTTATAGCGCAGATAAACATTTGTACCCAACACAAAGTAAAATTCCGGTTCCAATATTAGCTTCATTTTTAACGCAAGTTAGAACACAAGGTGGTGTTTCTATTCAAGATAGGTATAACGAGCGTTATAATAAGATGATGAATCGTATTGAAACCTTAGCTTTAGAGTATACAAATATAATTTTTACATCTGGGCACGAACACAATTTACAATACATAGAAAATAATGGAATCAAACAAATTGTATCAGGTTCTGGTGCTAAACAATCTGGAGCAGCCTTAAGTAATAATGGTTTATTTGCCTATGGTAAACAAGGTTTTGCAACACTAACAGTATTTAAAGATGGAAGTAGTTATGTTAGTTTTTATGGTGAGGATAATGAGCAGCCAAAACTGTTATTTACCAAGCAAATTGCTGAAAAAAACGCGTCTCAATTTGATTTATCAACATTACCAGATAGCTTTTCACCGACTATTCAAGCCTCAATTTATACTGAAGAAGAAACTCAAAAAACAGGTGTTTATAAAACATTTTTTGGAGAGAAATATCGTGATATCTATAGCCAAAAAGTAGAAGTTCCTATTGCTACATTGGATACGCTTTATGGTGGTCTAGAAATTGTTAGAGAAGGTGGAGGTCACCAAACAAGATCTTTAAGATTACAAACTAAAGATGGTCGACAATTAAATATGCGTGCGTTGCGCAAAAGTGCTACACAGTATTTGCAAACGGTTTTGTTTAAAGAAACATACTTAAAAGATGATTTTGATAAAACTAAAGTCGAAGATTTAATATTAGATTTTTATACAGCAGCACACCCTTATGCGTTTTCAGTAGTTCCAGATCTGTCACATGCAGCAGGTGTGTACCATACTAATCCTAAATTGTTTTATATACCAAAACATAAATATTTAAAGGATTACAACTATAATTATGGTGGCGAATTATATTTAATTGAAGAACGTCCTGAAGATAATTATACAGATGAAAAAAACTTTGGTTATGCAGATGATATTGAAAGTACACATGACATTATTAAAAAAATTAGGACTGACGAAAAATATAAAATAGACGAAAATGCTTTTATTAGAGCACGCCTTTTTGATATGCTTTTAGGAGATTGGGACAGACACCAAGACCAATGGAGATGGGCTCAGTTTAACCAAGATAATGGAGATAAATTATATAAACCTATTCCTAGAGATAGGGATCAAGTGTTTTCTAATTTTGATGGTGCTTTATTAGATATTATGCGTTTTATTTCTGGATCAACTAAACAGCTTCAAGTGTATGATGGTGAGTTGAAGGATATAAAATGGATGAATAGTGCAGGTATTAAATTGGATAAAGTGTTAATTCAAAATTCTGATAAATCTGTTTGGATTAAGCAAGCACAATACTTGCAAGATAATATTACAGATGCTGTTATTGAAGAGGCTTTTAGTAAAGTTCCAAAAGAAGTACAAGAAGAATCTTTATTGCAGATAAAAACATTTTTAAAAGAAAGAAAAAATAACTTACTAGATATAGCAGAGCGTTATTCTGATTATCTTAATCAATTGGTGATACTAACTGGTACAGATAAGGATGATTATATTGAAGTTAATAGGATTGCAGATAATCAAACGCAAGTTGTAATTTCAAGAATAAAAGATGGTAAAAAAGCAGATGTTATAGTAGATCGTACTTTTGATAAGGATATAACTAAGGAGTTATGGATTTATGCTTTAGATGATGATGATATAATTGAAGTTAGCGGTAAAGCTAGTAACTTAATTTTTACACGTATTATTGGTGGGCAAAATAACGATGAATATATTATTAATAATGGAAGACGTGTACGTATTTATGACCATAAATCAAAACCAAATACCATAACTAAAAACAATGGAGCTAAGGTTAAATTTACAGATATTTACAATAATAACCTGTTTGATTTTCAGAAAAACATAGTTAAAACAAGTGTGGTTACCCCAAGTCTAGGGTATAATCCAGATGATGGTTTTAAAGTAGGTGTAGGCTTAAATTATACTGTTAAGGGATTTTCTCGTAACCCATACTCGCAACAACATCGTTTTAAAAGTGGTTACTTTTTTGCAACTAGTGGTTTTAGTTTAAATTATGATGGTGAATTTGCAAACCTTTTTGGCGAATGGAACTTGCATGTCGCAGGACAACTAACAAGCGAGAATTTTACCAATAACTTTTTTGGTTATGGTAATGAAACCGTTAACAATGATGATGACTTAGATTTAGATTATAATAGAATTAAAACAAGTATATATGCAGCTAGTGTAGGTGTCCTTAAAAAAGGAGATTTTGGATCTGATTACGGAATAAAAATAACTACAGAAGCTGTAGAGATTGGAGAAACACCAGACCGTTTTATTGAAACACAAGAACCGTCTGTAAACACAACAGACTTTTATAATAGACGCTTTTTCGCAGGTTTAGAAGGGAATTTTAATTATCATAGTTTTGATAATGCTATAAATCCTTCCAGAGGGATGACCTTTGATTTAGGTGTAGGAGGTAAAACCGAAGTTAAAGACTCTAAATACACATACGGATTTGTAAATACTGCTTTAGGGTTTTACAACGCGCTATCTACAAACAGAAAACTAGTTTTAAAAACAGATGCACGCGCACAAATGCGATTTGGTGATGATTTAATATTTTATCAAGCAGCAAATATTGGTGGAGCCAATGGACTGCGTGGTTACAGGTTGCAACGTTTTACAGGTCAAAATAGTTTAACAGGTAGTGCAGATATTAGATATAGCTTTAATCAGTTTAAAACAAAAACGTTACCATTACAATTAGGTGTCTTTGTTGGAGGTGATGTAGGACGTGTTTGGACTAAAAATGATGCGTCAAAAATTTGGCATAATGATTATGGAGTTGGATTTTGGGTGACTGCAGCAGATAGTGTTTCTGGAACATTTAACTTTTTTAATAGCGAAGAAGGATTACGTTTTTCTTTTGGATTTGGATTAAATTTTTAA